One part of the Magallana gigas chromosome 5, xbMagGiga1.1, whole genome shotgun sequence genome encodes these proteins:
- the LOC105329493 gene encoding uncharacterized protein, with protein sequence MIPQCSAAYLIKMYIVHHKEVYVRRTNFHAGAPTFDFCVVEEIADDVVYQMLMFAAMSLEVGVIPQAPPVTGDTRQGSVEDKTGNAVFGNFIHGIGPKMVEIRAREHQDFGISLFELVKRLRLIE encoded by the exons ATAAagatgtacattgtacatcacAAGGAGGTATATGTCAGGAGGACGAACTTCCATGCGGGCGCTCCTACGTTCGATTTCTGTGTGGTGGAGGAAATAGCAGACGATGTTGTCTACCAA ATGCTGATGTTCGCTGCCATGAGTCTGGAGGTAGGTGTTATACCACAGGCTCCCCCTGTGACGGGCGATACAAGACAGGGCTCTGTGGAGGACAAGACAGGCAATGCTGTATTCGGA aattttattcatgGTATTGGTCCAAAAATGGTGGAAATACGTGCCAGAGAACACCAGGATTTTGGTATCAGCCTGTTTGAATTGGTTAAACGTTTACGTTTAATAGAATAA